In one Spirosoma rigui genomic region, the following are encoded:
- a CDS encoding TonB-dependent receptor, with amino-acid sequence MKSVLIRSLPLLFFFSFFSPYLYAQVTVSGRVIDPTNSQPIAGATVLVSGTSRGTTANDKGQFELSAGEGDKLQISAIGYQTQTVPIKATTGRLTVELEPSNTALNEVIVAGYASPQTVQRTAGAVGLVTSRDIQRTNGIHLQNFVNLIPGVKVEMRTVAAGNRIVIRGYGNQTNFNGVGYKAYLNDIPLTDGDGTTFLDDVDFTTLSRVEVLKGPASSAYGNALGGVVNFYTERAPIGKTSVSQQVLAGSYGLFRTNTSIKTGTDNTSLNINYGHQKYDGFRLHGSSKKDFLSITSDTYLSQKRSMSVFVGYTNSYDLLSGQVDSLNLIVHPDTAEVAYLRNNASIKTESARVGVSHSYQFTDHVSNKTTLFVGGQVIDQPFAAGVNKTNKMKFGGRSVFTYAHDGSSLRPALSVGAEFLKNFNYAKAYGLTNGILGALRSDLEIQAMQYNIFAQAALQLAPRLTLSAGAGLNYVEYGITDMRASTTTPVYVNASGYKRFKPVLAPRAALSYQVADNVSLYASVSEGYSAPATNQVVIAQTGVVNYNLLPELGTSYEIGSKGSLLTKALTYEIAYFTMAVTNKLIPQNFPATATQPAYTLTANAGNVQHNGLELAVQYAYRPLAGAVSLVRPFVSYTYSDFYYKDYKSDNNGDAKTINYTGKKESGIAPNLLNAGLDVELRPGFYLNTTMMYVDKMPITLANDHYAKAYTLVNSKLGYRSALGRHFNLDVYAGSDNMLSSTYSSLIFLNLPNPANNRPLFFNPAPKITFYSGAMLNYTF; translated from the coding sequence ATGAAATCAGTATTGATCCGATCTCTTCCTCTGCTCTTCTTTTTTTCCTTTTTCAGCCCGTACCTCTACGCCCAGGTGACGGTAAGCGGCCGCGTCATTGACCCCACCAACAGCCAGCCCATTGCAGGCGCTACGGTACTCGTCAGCGGAACATCGCGGGGCACCACGGCCAACGACAAAGGGCAGTTTGAGCTGAGCGCCGGCGAAGGCGACAAGCTCCAGATCTCGGCCATCGGCTACCAGACCCAGACCGTACCCATCAAGGCAACTACGGGTAGGCTGACCGTTGAGCTGGAACCGTCCAACACCGCCCTTAACGAAGTCATCGTAGCCGGCTATGCTTCGCCCCAAACCGTCCAGCGGACGGCGGGCGCGGTGGGCCTGGTCACGAGCCGCGACATTCAGCGCACAAACGGCATTCACCTTCAGAACTTCGTGAACCTGATTCCGGGCGTGAAGGTGGAAATGCGGACGGTAGCCGCCGGCAACCGGATTGTCATTCGGGGGTACGGTAACCAGACCAATTTCAACGGCGTCGGCTACAAAGCGTACCTCAACGACATTCCCCTCACCGATGGCGATGGTACTACGTTTCTGGACGATGTCGACTTTACGACCCTGAGCCGGGTGGAAGTACTGAAAGGGCCCGCGTCCAGCGCCTACGGGAATGCCCTGGGCGGGGTCGTCAACTTCTATACCGAACGCGCCCCTATTGGCAAAACGAGCGTTAGTCAGCAGGTGCTGGCAGGTTCCTACGGTCTGTTTCGGACCAATACATCGATCAAAACCGGAACGGATAACACCAGCTTGAACATCAACTACGGTCACCAGAAATACGACGGCTTCCGGCTGCACGGCAGTTCCAAAAAGGATTTCCTGAGCATCACCAGCGATACCTACCTGAGCCAGAAACGGTCAATGTCGGTCTTTGTGGGCTATACCAACTCCTACGATCTGCTGTCAGGTCAGGTAGATAGCCTCAACCTGATCGTTCATCCCGACACGGCCGAAGTCGCGTACCTGCGCAACAACGCCAGCATCAAAACGGAAAGCGCCCGGGTGGGCGTGAGCCACAGCTACCAGTTCACGGATCACGTCTCGAACAAGACAACGCTCTTCGTGGGCGGTCAGGTCATTGACCAGCCGTTTGCCGCCGGGGTCAACAAGACGAACAAGATGAAGTTTGGCGGGCGAAGCGTGTTCACTTACGCCCACGATGGCAGTTCGCTACGTCCCGCGCTGAGCGTTGGTGCCGAATTCCTGAAGAACTTCAACTACGCGAAAGCCTACGGCCTGACGAACGGTATCCTCGGCGCGCTCCGCTCCGACCTGGAAATTCAGGCCATGCAGTACAACATCTTTGCCCAGGCTGCCCTCCAGTTAGCTCCCCGGCTGACGCTGTCGGCGGGAGCCGGCCTCAACTACGTCGAGTACGGCATCACCGATATGCGGGCCAGCACCACGACGCCGGTATACGTAAACGCGTCGGGCTACAAACGCTTCAAACCGGTTCTTGCTCCGCGGGCCGCCCTGTCCTATCAGGTCGCCGACAACGTATCCCTTTACGCCAGTGTGAGCGAGGGCTATTCGGCCCCGGCCACCAACCAGGTCGTGATTGCGCAGACGGGTGTGGTCAACTACAACCTGCTGCCGGAACTGGGCACTAGCTACGAGATTGGCAGCAAAGGCAGCCTGCTGACGAAAGCACTGACCTACGAAATCGCGTATTTTACCATGGCCGTGACCAACAAGCTTATCCCGCAGAATTTCCCGGCTACGGCAACGCAACCCGCCTACACGCTGACGGCCAACGCGGGTAACGTGCAGCACAACGGACTGGAACTGGCCGTTCAGTATGCTTACCGACCCCTGGCGGGGGCCGTGTCGCTGGTCCGTCCGTTCGTGTCCTACACCTACAGCGACTTCTATTACAAGGATTACAAGAGCGACAACAACGGCGATGCCAAGACCATCAACTACACGGGCAAGAAAGAATCAGGTATTGCGCCGAATCTCCTGAACGCGGGTCTGGACGTGGAACTACGGCCTGGTTTTTACCTGAACACTACAATGATGTATGTCGACAAGATGCCCATCACACTCGCCAACGACCACTACGCCAAAGCCTATACGCTGGTCAACAGTAAGCTGGGTTACCGGAGCGCGCTGGGCCGCCATTTTAACCTGGACGTGTATGCCGGTTCGGATAACATGCTGAGCAGCACCTATTCGTCGCTGATCTTCCTGAACCTGCCCAACCCGGCCAACAACCGGCCCCTGTTTTTCAACCCCGCCCCGAAAATCACGTTCTATTCCGGTGCTATGCTGAACTACACGTTTTAA
- a CDS encoding heme/hemin ABC transporter substrate-binding protein: MKITRILLLITILGMGITACTSTQKDQTQATGTQRIVCVAKQLTEMIYALGAGDQLVGVDLSSTYPAAAGQLPKVGYHRLLNAEGIIALKPTVVYHDGNVAPEAVMQQLEKVGVPMKVFPDAHTIAEAKALMDTLAAQFGAQKQADSLKAKLDTDLAKAAQEVKQYKTTPRVAIIHFGRVINNYLVIGKAGTASYMLELAGGKNVMDTLKGMKPLSPEIISKAQPDIILVTDFGYDRMGNADKLAILPGIALTPAGKNKKIYRIEEHDLIYLGPRTGENVQMLMKLIHQ, encoded by the coding sequence ATGAAAATCACCCGCATTCTTTTACTCATTACCATACTCGGTATGGGCATAACCGCCTGTACATCAACGCAGAAAGACCAAACGCAGGCCACCGGCACTCAACGCATTGTCTGCGTAGCCAAGCAGCTTACGGAGATGATTTATGCGCTCGGCGCAGGCGACCAGCTCGTTGGCGTCGATCTGTCGAGTACGTATCCGGCCGCTGCCGGACAGCTGCCTAAGGTGGGGTACCACCGGCTGCTCAACGCCGAAGGGATCATTGCCCTCAAACCAACGGTCGTCTACCACGATGGTAACGTAGCCCCCGAAGCCGTGATGCAGCAGCTCGAAAAGGTGGGCGTACCGATGAAGGTGTTTCCCGATGCGCATACCATTGCCGAAGCCAAAGCGCTGATGGATACGCTGGCCGCGCAGTTCGGTGCACAAAAACAGGCCGACAGCCTGAAAGCGAAGCTGGACACCGATCTGGCCAAAGCCGCGCAGGAAGTGAAGCAGTATAAGACTACGCCCAGAGTAGCCATTATCCACTTCGGGCGGGTCATCAATAACTACCTGGTGATTGGCAAAGCGGGCACGGCGTCGTACATGCTCGAGCTGGCGGGTGGCAAAAACGTCATGGATACCCTCAAGGGCATGAAGCCTCTCAGCCCCGAGATCATCAGCAAAGCCCAGCCCGACATTATCCTCGTCACCGATTTCGGCTACGACCGGATGGGTAATGCGGATAAGCTGGCGATACTGCCCGGCATTGCCCTGACGCCCGCGGGTAAAAACAAGAAAATCTACCGCATCGAAGAACACGACCTCATTTACCTCGGTCCCCGCACCGGCGAGAATGTGCAGATGCTCATGAAGTTGATTCACCAGTAA
- a CDS encoding FecCD family ABC transporter permease — MKLSSLSPGQWYGLLTALLLVCIVAALRIGAVDLSFSDIYHSLLNGLGLSTTAVDPVSQGLFLQIRLPRVLLCATVGAGLSVSGVLMQALFRNPIVEPGLVGTSAGAALGAALVFVLGKNINWAFTDALGLFLLPCVAFIFAFIATLIVYRIASASGKVNVATMILAGIAINALATGGTGFLSYMARDPQARSITFWNLGTFSGADWTQFAIVFPVTLVGILLSLRFTKALNILILGEDEVRHLGYNIDRLKIQVLLLNTLLVAIGTAMVGVISFVGLVVPHLLRLLKTSDNRFLVIASALLGGSLLTLADTLARRLVAPAEFPIGVITAFVGAPVFIWLLIRNARSFQKGGFYA, encoded by the coding sequence ATGAAACTATCTTCTCTTTCTCCCGGTCAATGGTACGGTCTGCTGACTGCGCTGTTGCTGGTGTGCATTGTGGCGGCTCTACGTATTGGTGCGGTCGATTTATCCTTCAGCGACATTTACCATAGTCTGCTGAACGGCCTGGGGCTGTCGACTACGGCTGTAGATCCTGTTTCGCAGGGACTGTTTTTGCAGATCAGGTTGCCGCGGGTGCTGCTTTGTGCGACGGTAGGCGCAGGATTGTCGGTATCGGGCGTGCTGATGCAGGCGCTGTTCCGAAACCCCATCGTGGAGCCGGGTCTGGTAGGTACCAGCGCCGGGGCGGCACTGGGGGCGGCCCTGGTCTTTGTGCTCGGCAAGAACATCAACTGGGCCTTCACCGATGCGCTCGGCTTGTTCCTGCTCCCCTGCGTTGCCTTTATTTTTGCGTTCATCGCCACGCTGATCGTGTACCGAATTGCGTCGGCCAGCGGAAAAGTGAATGTCGCCACGATGATTCTGGCCGGTATCGCCATCAACGCGCTGGCCACCGGTGGCACGGGCTTTCTGTCGTACATGGCCCGTGACCCGCAGGCGCGTTCTATTACGTTCTGGAATCTGGGCACGTTCTCCGGGGCCGACTGGACCCAGTTCGCTATCGTCTTTCCCGTTACGTTGGTGGGAATTCTGCTTTCGTTGCGGTTTACAAAGGCGCTGAACATTTTGATTCTGGGCGAGGACGAAGTGCGGCACCTCGGCTACAACATCGACCGGCTCAAGATTCAGGTGCTTTTGCTGAACACGCTGCTGGTCGCGATTGGCACGGCGATGGTTGGCGTCATCTCGTTTGTAGGGCTGGTAGTGCCGCACCTGCTGCGGTTGCTAAAAACGTCGGATAACCGCTTTCTTGTGATAGCATCGGCACTGCTGGGCGGGTCGTTGCTCACGCTGGCCGACACCCTGGCCCGGCGGCTGGTAGCGCCCGCCGAGTTTCCGATCGGCGTCATCACCGCGTTCGTGGGTGCCCCGGTCTTTATCTGGCTGCTGATTCGAAACGCGCGTTCGTTTCAAAAAGGAGGATTTTATGCTTAG
- a CDS encoding heme ABC transporter ATP-binding protein has translation MLRAEHLSFRIGDKTLIDDVSLCLTSGTFTMVLGPNGAGKSTLLKLLTGTETPRQGQVWYGSQPLSAIPLAAQARQKAVLSQLLSLPFDLNVADVVMMGRYPYFDLNPTDRDKDIVDSCLTSVGMRAFRSRAFASLSGGEKQKVHLARVLAQLHRSPGDESVKYLFLDEPISALDIHYQHQILSLVRTLAVQNTVVFVIVHDVNLALQYAQTVILMDQGRIYGMGDPDEVLTVDAIEAVFKLRPSFVAHPATGRRVIIY, from the coding sequence ATGCTTAGGGCCGAACACCTGTCGTTCCGCATCGGCGACAAGACGCTCATCGACGACGTATCGCTGTGCCTGACGTCTGGTACGTTCACGATGGTGCTGGGACCGAATGGGGCCGGTAAAAGTACGCTGCTCAAACTGCTGACCGGCACCGAAACGCCCCGGCAGGGTCAGGTCTGGTACGGCAGCCAGCCGCTATCGGCCATTCCGCTGGCTGCGCAGGCCCGGCAAAAAGCGGTACTCTCGCAACTGCTGTCGCTGCCCTTCGACCTGAACGTAGCCGACGTGGTGATGATGGGACGCTATCCGTATTTCGACCTGAACCCAACCGATCGGGACAAGGATATTGTCGATAGCTGCCTTACCTCGGTAGGAATGCGGGCGTTCAGGTCCCGCGCCTTTGCGTCGCTGTCGGGGGGCGAAAAGCAGAAAGTTCATCTGGCGCGGGTGCTGGCCCAGCTGCACCGCTCCCCAGGCGACGAGTCGGTTAAGTACCTCTTCCTCGACGAACCCATCTCGGCCCTGGACATTCACTACCAGCACCAGATTCTGAGCCTGGTCCGGACGCTGGCGGTGCAGAATACGGTTGTGTTCGTGATTGTCCACGACGTGAACCTGGCCCTTCAGTACGCCCAAACGGTCATCCTGATGGATCAGGGTCGCATCTATGGCATGGGCGATCCAGATGAGGTGCTGACGGTCGATGCCATCGAAGCCGTCTTTAAGCTCCGGCCCTCTTTTGTGGCGCATCCCGCAACCGGTAGGCGGGTGATAATCTACTGA
- a CDS encoding VOC family protein: MQKITTFLTYNDQAEEAATLYTAIFKDSKIIRVTRSGPAGPVMSVVFQLDGQEFYALNGGTHFTFSPGISLFVHCDTQAELDEYWEKLSEGGAKGQCGWLTDKFGVSWQIVPSRLGELLGNKDPEKAKRAMQAMLKMTKLDIAALEAA, translated from the coding sequence ATGCAAAAAATCACGACATTCCTGACCTACAACGACCAGGCCGAAGAAGCCGCTACCCTGTACACGGCCATCTTTAAGGACTCAAAAATCATCCGCGTCACCCGCTCCGGACCAGCGGGGCCCGTTATGTCGGTCGTCTTCCAGCTCGACGGGCAGGAGTTTTACGCCCTGAACGGTGGCACTCATTTTACCTTTTCGCCCGGCATTTCGCTCTTTGTCCACTGCGACACGCAGGCGGAACTGGACGAGTACTGGGAAAAACTATCCGAAGGTGGTGCAAAAGGGCAATGCGGGTGGCTAACCGATAAGTTCGGTGTCTCCTGGCAAATTGTTCCGTCCCGGTTGGGCGAGCTTTTGGGCAATAAAGACCCGGAGAAAGCCAAACGAGCCATGCAGGCCATGCTAAAAATGACCAAACTCGACATTGCCGCCTTAGAAGCAGCCTAG
- a CDS encoding glycoside hydrolase family 97 protein, protein MRIDLLLASLLLCLTGAGAFAQSVVSVNSPNRAIRVSVQTAPTGEVTYAVRYKNKPVLEPSGLGFVLSKPKTSLTRFTMTRVDSSRHDDTWKPVWGEVSQIRNHYNELALTLLDKSGSGIGLLVRFRVFDDGVGFRYEFPQQTALNHFVVDDERTQFKLASDHQTFWMPGDYDSNEYLYNTTKLTQVDAVAAADREKDTALKSVIGPNAVQTPLLFKTADGLYISLYEAAVLNYPVMHLQLDKKSLTLTAQLVPDAVGNKAYLQTPAQTPWRTLIISDKATDLLASKLILNLNEPSVIADPSWIKPQKFVGMWWEMHIGKATWEKAGGKHGANTQNVKTYIDFAAKYGFHGVLVEGWNVGWEDWFGNWKEDVFDFVTPYPDYNLDSLTAYAQSKGVRLIMHHETSGSVTNYERRMDAAFQFMNKEGINTVKTGYVGRIIPRGEHHDGQWMVNHYQRVAQKAAQYKIMVDSHESAHPTGLHRTYPNWMASEAARGSEFNNAPTLGITPEHTTILPFTRMLGGPMDFTPGLFRFKLNQFESSRTQEVRTTLAKQLALYITLYSPLQMAADLPENYEKHLDAFQFIRDVPVDWDDTKILAAEPGDYVVVARKAKGAANWYLGAITDENSRALPLTLDFLEPGKSYEAVLYRDAPDADWKTNPDAYVIERKTVTAKSMLTLSLAKGGGCAIQFVRK, encoded by the coding sequence ATGCGTATCGATCTGTTACTTGCCAGCTTACTGCTCTGCCTGACGGGGGCGGGTGCGTTTGCCCAGTCGGTAGTGTCCGTCAACTCACCTAACCGGGCCATACGGGTGTCGGTACAGACGGCTCCCACGGGTGAGGTAACCTATGCAGTCCGGTACAAAAACAAGCCGGTTCTTGAACCGTCAGGATTGGGTTTTGTACTGAGTAAACCTAAAACGTCACTCACCCGATTTACCATGACCCGCGTCGACTCATCCCGGCACGACGACACCTGGAAGCCGGTCTGGGGGGAAGTCAGCCAGATCCGGAATCACTACAACGAATTAGCGCTCACACTGCTCGACAAATCGGGTTCGGGCATCGGCCTGCTGGTCCGGTTTCGGGTGTTCGACGATGGTGTCGGCTTCCGGTACGAGTTTCCGCAGCAGACCGCGCTCAACCATTTTGTTGTCGACGACGAACGGACGCAGTTCAAGCTGGCTTCCGATCACCAGACGTTCTGGATGCCGGGCGATTACGACTCCAACGAATACCTCTACAATACAACGAAACTCACCCAGGTCGATGCCGTGGCGGCCGCCGACCGGGAGAAAGATACGGCGCTGAAGTCGGTGATCGGTCCAAACGCCGTTCAGACGCCCCTTCTGTTCAAGACAGCCGATGGGCTGTATATCAGTCTCTACGAAGCCGCTGTGCTCAACTACCCGGTCATGCACCTGCAGCTCGACAAGAAAAGCCTGACGCTCACCGCCCAGCTGGTTCCCGACGCGGTGGGGAACAAAGCCTATCTGCAAACACCAGCCCAGACGCCCTGGCGAACGCTGATCATCAGCGACAAAGCCACCGACCTGCTGGCGTCCAAGCTCATACTGAACCTGAATGAGCCATCCGTCATTGCTGATCCGTCGTGGATAAAGCCGCAGAAGTTTGTGGGAATGTGGTGGGAGATGCACATTGGAAAAGCTACCTGGGAAAAGGCGGGTGGTAAACACGGCGCCAACACGCAGAACGTGAAAACGTACATCGACTTCGCGGCTAAATACGGCTTCCACGGGGTGCTCGTAGAAGGATGGAACGTAGGCTGGGAAGACTGGTTTGGCAACTGGAAAGAGGATGTGTTTGACTTCGTTACCCCCTACCCGGATTATAACCTCGACTCGCTCACGGCTTACGCCCAGTCGAAAGGGGTACGCCTGATCATGCACCACGAAACGTCGGGGTCGGTGACAAATTACGAACGTCGGATGGATGCGGCCTTTCAGTTCATGAACAAAGAGGGCATTAATACCGTGAAGACCGGCTACGTAGGCCGAATTATTCCGCGGGGCGAACACCATGACGGTCAATGGATGGTAAACCACTACCAGCGTGTGGCCCAGAAGGCCGCGCAGTACAAGATCATGGTCGACTCCCACGAGTCGGCCCATCCCACGGGTTTGCACCGCACCTATCCCAACTGGATGGCCAGCGAAGCCGCCCGGGGCAGTGAATTCAACAACGCCCCAACCCTGGGTATCACCCCCGAGCATACCACCATCCTGCCCTTTACCCGGATGCTGGGCGGCCCTATGGACTTCACGCCCGGCCTGTTTCGGTTTAAGCTCAATCAGTTCGAAAGCAGCCGAACGCAGGAAGTTCGCACAACGCTCGCCAAGCAGCTCGCCCTCTACATTACGCTCTACAGCCCGCTGCAAATGGCCGCCGACCTGCCCGAAAACTACGAGAAACACCTCGACGCGTTTCAGTTTATACGGGATGTGCCGGTCGACTGGGACGACACAAAAATTCTCGCAGCCGAACCGGGCGACTACGTAGTGGTAGCGCGCAAAGCGAAAGGAGCCGCCAACTGGTATTTAGGCGCGATAACCGACGAGAACAGCCGTGCTCTCCCCCTGACGCTGGACTTCCTGGAACCGGGCAAATCGTATGAAGCGGTGCTGTACCGTGATGCTCCTGACGCCGACTGGAAAACCAATCCCGACGCGTATGTGATTGAGCGAAAAACCGTTACGGCCAAATCAATGCTAACGCTATCATTAGCGAAAGGGGGCGGTTGCGCCATTCAGTTCGTTAGAAAGTAA